The following proteins are encoded in a genomic region of Nicotiana sylvestris chromosome 4, ASM39365v2, whole genome shotgun sequence:
- the LOC104238989 gene encoding protein DCL homolog, chloroplastic — protein MAAPLLLRGFPLLRLRFCNQRLQSPSFVLLAPRLFSASSESGQPYDDAASIEDNTTTVLRTKDPPKYPRWPDPDYRKWKERETQILKDIEPVIFLAKEIIHSDRYMDGERLTAEDEKIVVDKLLAYHPHCEDKIGCGLDSIMVDRHPQFRRSRCLFVVRTDGGWIDFSYQKCLRQYIRDKYPSYAEKFIKEHFKRGS, from the exons ATGGCTGCTCCGCTGCTCCTCAGAGGGTTCCCGCTTCTCCGGCTCCGCTTCTGCAATCAACGTCTCCAGAGTCCTAGCTTCGTATTACTTGCTCCAAGGCTTTTTTCAGCTTCTTCCGAGTCGGGTCAGCCCTACGATGACGCTGCGTCCATTGAGGACAATACTACCACCGTTCTAAGGACCAAGGACCCGCCCAAGTACCCGAGGTGGCCCGACCCGGACTATAGAAAATGGAAAGAACGAGAAACTCAGATACTCAAAGACATTGAGCCCGTTATTTTCCTTGCCAAAGAAATTATCCACTCCGATAG GTATATGGATGGAGAACGTCTGACAGCAGAAGATGAGAAAATAGTGGTAGACAAGCTTCTTGCTTACCATCCCCATTGTGAGGATAAAATTGGATGTGGCCTCGACTCAATTATG GTCGATCGGCATCCCCAATTCAGACGTTCTAGGTGTCTCTTTGTCGTGAGAACTGATGGTGGATGGATAGACTTTTCCTACCAGAAGTGTTTAAGACAGTACATTCGAGATAAGTACCCTTCTTATGCCGAAAAATTCATAAAAGAACACTTCAAACGTGGTAGTTGA